From the genome of Ignavibacteriales bacterium, one region includes:
- a CDS encoding ABC transporter ATP-binding protein yields MATLINVQNVSKSYWRNSIEIPVLNNISITVEQGEFLALMGPSGSGKTTLLNLIAGIDKPSNGNIIIDGTNISTLGESALAKWRANNVGFIFQFYNLIPVLTAFENVELPLLLTNLSKGQRKKQVETALTLVGLGDRMHHSPKQLSGGQEQRVAIARAIVTDPVLIVADEPTGDLDRTSAEEILTLMERLNKEFQKTIIMVTHDPHAAERARIIKQLEKGDLVGA; encoded by the coding sequence ATGGCAACATTGATTAACGTTCAAAATGTTTCTAAATCCTACTGGAGAAATAGTATTGAAATACCGGTGTTAAATAATATTTCTATAACTGTTGAACAAGGAGAATTTCTTGCACTGATGGGACCATCAGGTTCAGGTAAAACAACTTTGTTAAATCTTATAGCTGGAATTGATAAACCTAGTAACGGGAATATTATTATTGATGGAACTAATATTTCGACATTAGGTGAGTCAGCACTTGCAAAATGGCGTGCAAACAATGTTGGATTTATTTTCCAATTTTATAATTTAATTCCGGTTCTAACCGCATTTGAAAATGTTGAGTTACCCTTATTACTCACAAACCTTTCAAAAGGGCAAAGAAAAAAACAGGTGGAAACAGCATTAACTCTTGTAGGACTTGGTGATAGAATGCACCACTCTCCAAAACAACTTTCAGGAGGACAGGAACAAAGAGTTGCTATAGCGAGAGCGATTGTTACAGATCCTGTTTTAATTGTTGCAGATGAACCGACGGGTGATCTTGATAGGACATCTGCTGAGGAAATTCTTACTTTGATGGAAAGACTTAATAAAGAATTTCAAAAAACAATTATTATGGTAACTCACGATCCACACGCAGCAGAACGAGCAAGAATTATAAAGCAGCTTGAAAAAGGCGATCTGGTAGGAGCATAA
- a CDS encoding ABC transporter permease, whose product MKILKLIFKNALRHKLRTSLTILGIVIAVVAFGLLRTVVTVWDSSVDAASANRLITRQAVSFLFPLPYAYRDKIKAVEGVKTVSYANWFGGIYKDRNNFFARLAVDPETIFDVMQEFLISDEELANFKKERSSCVIGESIAKEYNIKIGDQMVLEGDIFPGRWEFIVRGIYKPQNKNTDGTQMLFHWAYVDERMKIESPVRAGEVGWYIVLIKDPNNSAEISDQIDAIFKNSAAETKTETEKAFTQGFVSASGAIITAMNFMSFVIIGIIMLVLANTMIMSARERTREYAVLKTLGFSAFHIVGLILGESMVIALIGGGIGVALTYPIVAGFEQAIPKGFFPFFFIEPITTILAMSAAILIGVLASIFPIQRALKTKIVDGFRFVG is encoded by the coding sequence ATGAAAATATTAAAACTCATTTTCAAAAATGCACTTAGACACAAACTTAGAACGTCTCTAACAATCCTAGGAATTGTAATAGCTGTTGTTGCATTTGGATTACTCAGAACCGTTGTTACGGTTTGGGATTCCAGTGTTGATGCCGCTTCAGCGAATCGCTTAATTACTCGGCAGGCTGTATCATTTCTATTCCCTTTACCTTATGCCTATAGAGATAAAATTAAAGCAGTAGAGGGTGTTAAAACCGTGAGTTATGCAAACTGGTTTGGAGGTATTTATAAAGATAGAAATAATTTCTTTGCTCGATTAGCTGTTGATCCTGAAACTATTTTTGATGTTATGCAAGAGTTTTTAATCTCGGATGAAGAACTTGCAAACTTTAAAAAAGAAAGAAGTTCCTGCGTGATCGGAGAAAGTATTGCAAAAGAATACAATATTAAAATCGGTGATCAAATGGTATTGGAGGGCGATATTTTTCCCGGAAGATGGGAATTTATTGTGCGTGGTATTTATAAACCACAGAATAAAAATACTGATGGTACACAGATGTTGTTTCATTGGGCTTATGTTGATGAAAGAATGAAAATTGAATCTCCTGTTCGAGCTGGTGAGGTTGGATGGTATATTGTTTTAATAAAAGATCCGAATAATTCTGCGGAAATATCAGATCAGATTGATGCGATCTTTAAGAACTCTGCAGCTGAGACCAAAACTGAAACTGAAAAGGCATTCACTCAAGGATTTGTTTCTGCATCTGGCGCAATTATAACTGCTATGAATTTTATGTCATTCGTGATAATCGGAATTATTATGCTGGTGCTGGCAAATACAATGATAATGTCAGCAAGAGAAAGAACTCGTGAATATGCTGTTTTAAAAACTTTAGGATTCTCTGCATTCCACATTGTTGGTTTAATATTAGGCGAATCAATGGTGATAGCTTTAATAGGAGGCGGAATTGGTGTCGCACTAACATATCCAATTGTTGCAGGATTTGAACAGGCAATTCCGAAAGGTTTTTTCCCGTTCTTTTTTATAGAGCCAATTACAACTATTCTCGCAATGAGTGCAGCAATATTAATCGGTGTACTTGCATCAATTTTTCCAATTCAGCGAGCACTTAAAACAAAAATTGTTGATGGTTTTAGATTTGTAGGATAA
- a CDS encoding ABC transporter permease yields the protein MKIPFKYTFRNFKARKLTAVITVSGIAMVVFVFAAALMMAYGVEKTLVSTGSADNIKVLRKSSQGEISSIMDGDTQNIIRSLPHIAKNSDGKLMISAEPVVIINLEIKGGGMSNVTVRGVSQTVYELRDQIKLVEGRLFNPSLRELIVGKSINNKFKGAQIGSKVKFAGDEWEIVGLFEADGSGFESEMWGDGQQLLNAFNRGASVSTLTLKLDDMANYEEFKRSFETDKRLLAFEPKIEQKYFEEQSEYLAGFIRVLGIFITIIFSFGATIGAMITMYSAVANRTVEIGTMRSLGFSRRSILAAFLFEALLTSVVGGIIGLFIASFLQFFTISTLNWNSFSELAFSFSLSPSIVISSLIFAVAMGVLGGFLPSVRAARLNIVNALRAG from the coding sequence ATGAAAATTCCATTTAAATATACTTTTAGAAATTTTAAAGCAAGAAAACTGACTGCAGTAATAACGGTTTCTGGCATTGCAATGGTTGTGTTTGTCTTTGCTGCCGCTTTAATGATGGCATACGGAGTTGAAAAAACTCTTGTATCTACTGGATCTGCAGATAATATTAAAGTACTTCGTAAATCTTCGCAAGGAGAAATTAGTAGTATAATGGATGGAGATACTCAAAATATCATTCGTTCTCTTCCTCATATCGCAAAAAATAGTGATGGCAAGTTAATGATTTCTGCTGAACCTGTTGTTATTATCAATTTGGAGATTAAAGGCGGTGGAATGAGTAATGTTACCGTTCGAGGAGTATCTCAAACTGTTTATGAACTAAGGGATCAAATAAAATTAGTTGAAGGAAGATTATTTAATCCATCTCTAAGAGAATTAATTGTTGGAAAGTCAATTAATAATAAATTTAAAGGTGCTCAAATCGGAAGCAAAGTTAAATTTGCCGGTGATGAGTGGGAAATAGTCGGTTTGTTTGAAGCTGACGGCAGTGGATTTGAATCTGAAATGTGGGGTGATGGTCAACAGTTGTTAAATGCATTTAATCGTGGAGCAAGTGTTTCTACTTTAACTTTGAAGTTAGATGATATGGCAAATTATGAAGAGTTCAAAAGATCATTTGAAACTGATAAGAGATTACTTGCTTTTGAACCAAAGATTGAACAAAAATATTTTGAAGAACAATCAGAGTACCTTGCTGGATTTATTAGAGTTCTGGGAATATTTATTACTATTATTTTTAGTTTTGGAGCAACTATAGGAGCAATGATTACCATGTATTCTGCTGTAGCAAATAGAACTGTTGAAATAGGTACTATGAGATCTCTTGGTTTTAGCCGGAGAAGTATATTAGCAGCATTTCTATTTGAAGCATTATTAACTTCCGTCGTTGGTGGAATTATTGGGCTTTTTATAGCATCTTTTCTTCAGTTTTTTACGATTTCAACTTTAAACTGGAATTCCTTTTCTGAACTTGCATTCTCATTTTCACTTTCACCATCAATTGTTATTTCATCATTAATTTTTGCTGTGGCTATGGGGGTATTAGGGGGATTTTTACCATCTGTTCGTGCAGCAAGATTAAATATTGTTAATGCATTAAGGGCAGGATGA
- a CDS encoding transposase: protein MELEPNKYYHLYNRSNNQELLFRSRDNYIYFLSKYRKYVSPFVNTLAYCLMPDHFHFSVYVKSNDLIIIKKNIGLLLSSYTKAVNKSFSRIGSLFQQHTKTKLIADDKSLLTVISYIHQNPNRKYLVNNLEDWEFSSYQDYVGLRNGTLVDKTFIQNKFTSTESFKLFSLTTVEKNNFIYELH, encoded by the coding sequence ATGGAGCTTGAACCAAATAAATATTATCATCTATATAACCGTTCTAATAACCAAGAGTTACTTTTTAGAAGCAGAGATAATTACATTTATTTTCTATCGAAGTACAGAAAATATGTATCACCATTTGTTAATACACTTGCTTACTGTTTAATGCCGGATCACTTTCATTTTTCTGTTTATGTAAAATCCAATGATTTAATAATAATTAAGAAAAACATCGGCTTACTTTTAAGTTCTTACACTAAAGCTGTCAACAAGTCTTTCTCAAGAATTGGTAGTCTCTTCCAGCAACATACAAAAACAAAACTAATTGCGGATGATAAAAGCCTGCTTACTGTTATTTCATATATTCATCAAAATCCTAATAGGAAATACCTTGTTAACAATTTAGAAGATTGGGAATTTTCGAGTTATCAGGATTACGTCGGCTTACGAAATGGAACCTTAGTTGATAAAACTTTTATCCAAAACAAATTTACTTCTACTGAGTCTTTCAAATTATTTTCGTTAACAACAGTTGAAAAGAATAATTTTATTTATGAATTACATTAA
- a CDS encoding TonB-dependent receptor, with product MKILICSICFVLLSTHLYASGLNFIGYKINPDSTILSEESIIHYTIADSILNKLPFKNQNNLNRIFPGVVSYFQDFYIRGGESYETGFFIDGVKFNDLFSGGNSFFLNPNVFEKIDYYNGFIPNDFGNVSSGLFDYTLRTGGDKISFEAEHLSDNITFTNNPFSGKKRLGAYYYGHNETNISIGGPLYFPNVRFFANVNYLFQRDKNPQRYPGADNLKFDNSLDPGLLPDSIFIDLPAGIVSFNSFENINFLSTLLFDFDNIKIKASGIYFDENSFTERNHISDYLNSRIGLVNNDGRVFNIKFDHNINDELSYSLSGNYSYKDDITTDQYLGDRYWSYGDSVANANAGIIWHRSENDINNGRMGRYTLPSNKFILGNYFIVDGYPGIDHQKSFQKSITLSGSVNYKLENHNIRIGGDYTQNTIGLWQLLGQARLARDLYSASLVPPFINFTENELKEFVLISRGVNNIGYDLIGTKNDSAPIPVNYSFYIEDHFDAFNNFQFYIGLRYDYYDYDFQKMIDPIAPEKTIVFQSGELISSGLIDIESQSFVSPKAAIKFQAINNLAFTASYSQNVQSHPYSNIYEGIYSLGQKLRAGNQIFSNVQDLKPIVNQSIELGINYNPVINLNLKMVYFNKTSRNMLRQEIQKTVSGSPYQSYRYLSNNGSMDANGIDFLLEYYFRGIKIRSVLSIQKATELANYYSFIADGTDFIDYSINSPRINQINFNTLLVYDFSSLNNISDIFNELNFSLLFNYNDGHSFVNIIYEYNGMRDGERYIVQDYTPSILNFNLKIEKSFIISNDLNLDVYLYAVNLFDNQNIYNVFSNTGKPDDDGFSTLYYSQNYSEEKWAQITQLHQLLVDYNPGGGQQTFYGPPRQIGFGIKLNY from the coding sequence CCTGATTCAACAATTCTATCTGAAGAAAGTATTATTCATTATACAATCGCAGATTCGATTTTAAATAAATTGCCGTTTAAAAATCAAAATAATTTAAATAGAATTTTTCCCGGAGTGGTTTCGTATTTTCAAGATTTCTATATCCGAGGTGGAGAGAGTTATGAAACAGGATTTTTTATTGATGGTGTAAAGTTTAATGATTTATTTTCCGGTGGAAATTCTTTTTTTCTTAATCCAAATGTATTTGAAAAAATTGATTACTATAATGGATTTATCCCAAATGATTTTGGAAATGTATCTTCCGGTTTATTTGATTATACTTTGAGAACCGGTGGTGATAAAATTAGTTTTGAAGCCGAACATTTGAGTGACAACATAACTTTTACAAATAATCCTTTTTCTGGTAAGAAAAGATTAGGAGCATATTATTACGGACATAATGAAACCAACATAAGTATAGGTGGTCCGTTATATTTTCCTAATGTAAGATTTTTTGCAAATGTTAATTATCTTTTTCAACGGGATAAAAATCCGCAAAGATATCCTGGCGCTGATAATCTGAAATTCGATAATAGTTTAGATCCAGGGCTTCTTCCCGATTCAATCTTTATTGATCTTCCTGCCGGAATTGTTTCATTCAATTCATTTGAGAATATTAATTTTCTTTCTACACTTTTATTTGATTTTGACAATATAAAAATAAAAGCATCTGGAATTTATTTTGATGAAAATAGTTTTACCGAAAGAAATCACATCTCAGATTATCTAAACTCCAGAATTGGGTTAGTGAATAACGATGGTAGAGTATTTAATATTAAATTTGATCATAACATAAATGACGAGTTATCATATTCTTTAAGCGGGAACTATTCCTATAAAGATGATATTACAACAGACCAATATTTAGGTGATCGTTACTGGTCCTATGGAGACAGTGTTGCAAACGCTAATGCCGGAATAATATGGCATAGAAGTGAAAATGATATTAACAATGGACGTATGGGCAGGTATACCTTGCCTTCCAATAAATTTATTTTAGGTAACTATTTTATTGTTGATGGTTATCCAGGAATTGATCATCAAAAATCTTTTCAGAAGTCAATTACTTTATCAGGATCTGTAAATTATAAATTGGAAAATCACAATATTAGAATTGGTGGCGACTATACTCAAAATACAATTGGGTTGTGGCAATTACTCGGACAGGCAAGACTTGCCCGTGATCTTTATAGCGCTAGTTTGGTTCCTCCATTCATCAACTTTACTGAAAATGAATTAAAAGAATTTGTACTTATTAGCAGAGGTGTTAATAATATAGGTTATGATCTAATAGGAACGAAAAATGATAGTGCTCCTATACCTGTAAACTATTCCTTTTATATTGAGGACCACTTTGACGCATTTAATAATTTTCAATTTTATATAGGATTGAGATATGATTATTACGATTATGATTTCCAAAAAATGATTGATCCAATTGCTCCGGAGAAAACGATAGTTTTTCAATCTGGAGAATTGATTAGTTCCGGTTTGATAGATATTGAATCGCAGTCTTTTGTTTCTCCCAAAGCAGCTATAAAGTTTCAGGCAATTAATAATTTGGCTTTCACAGCAAGTTATTCGCAAAATGTTCAAAGTCATCCATATTCAAATATTTATGAAGGAATTTATTCTTTAGGACAGAAACTAAGAGCTGGAAATCAGATATTTTCTAATGTACAAGATTTAAAACCAATTGTAAATCAATCCATTGAATTAGGTATAAACTATAACCCTGTTATTAATCTTAATTTGAAAATGGTTTACTTTAATAAAACTTCAAGAAATATGCTGCGACAAGAAATACAAAAAACAGTATCCGGTTCACCATATCAATCTTATAGATATTTAAGTAATAATGGAAGCATGGACGCTAATGGAATAGACTTTTTATTAGAATATTATTTTAGAGGAATTAAAATACGTTCAGTATTAAGTATTCAAAAAGCAACAGAATTGGCAAATTATTACTCATTTATTGCTGACGGCACCGATTTCATTGATTATAGCATTAATTCCCCAAGAATAAACCAAATTAATTTTAATACTCTCTTAGTTTATGATTTTTCATCCCTTAACAATATTTCAGATATTTTCAATGAATTAAATTTCTCTTTATTATTTAATTATAATGATGGTCATTCGTTTGTTAATATTATTTACGAGTATAATGGAATGCGTGATGGAGAACGATATATTGTACAAGATTATACTCCTTCAATTTTAAATTTTAATTTAAAGATTGAAAAAAGTTTTATTATTTCGAATGATTTGAATTTAGATGTTTATCTTTATGCGGTAAATTTATTTGACAATCAAAATATTTATAATGTTTTTTCTAACACAGGAAAACCGGATGATGATGGCTTTAGCACATTATACTATTCTCAAAATTATTCTGAAGAAAAATGGGCTCAAATCACCCAATTACATCAATTACTTGTTGATTATAATCCTGGTGGAGGACAACAGACATTTTACGGTCCACCTAGACAAATTGGCTTTGGAATAAAACTTAATTATTAA
- a CDS encoding citrate lyase subunit alpha (citrate-ACP transferase, the alpha subunit catalyzes the formation of (3S)-citryl-CoA from acetyl-CoA and citrate), translating to MKLVKNAAGRFVPTEVNGETQIPFKGVNKYKPTGVKAKPPIRTCIDYPSDGNKVVKDLKTALKKAGLKDGMTISTHHHLRNGDAVTNMLFDTVKEMGIKNIRWFPSASFPVHSHLIKYLEDGTIHHIEGSMNGPLGKFTTEGKMKGVGVLRSHGGRYQSLQDGEVHIDIAVILAPTADPFGNATGDRGKSACGLIGFALGDSEYADKVIIVTDNLIPFPCVPWQIQGGNVDFVVEVESLGDPKKIVSGTTEVTKSPDRLLIAEYVADFIEAAGIMKDGFSLQAGAGGTNLAFVLFLKEKMKAAGVKARFMRGGSTKYLVEILEEGLTDYILDGQTFDLEGVRSMRENVNHVNTSPFTSYNFHGKGNFASIVDTAVLGATEVDVKFNANVVTHSDGYLLHGIGGWQNCLYSKCTILAIPSFRDRIPVIVDSVTTLCGPGELIDVIITERGIAINPLRKDLLEAVKNSGLPIKDIKQIKKEVDEICGGAPSKPKLNKDKVVAIIKWVDGTVLDSVFKVESTL from the coding sequence ATGAAACTAGTAAAAAATGCAGCAGGAAGATTCGTTCCAACAGAAGTAAACGGAGAAACTCAAATTCCTTTTAAAGGAGTTAATAAATACAAGCCTACAGGAGTGAAAGCAAAACCTCCGATTCGAACCTGTATTGATTATCCATCTGATGGAAATAAAGTTGTTAAGGATTTAAAAACTGCATTAAAAAAAGCCGGACTAAAAGATGGAATGACTATTTCAACCCATCATCATTTAAGAAATGGTGATGCTGTAACAAATATGTTGTTCGATACAGTAAAAGAAATGGGAATTAAAAATATTCGATGGTTTCCTTCAGCAAGTTTTCCTGTTCATTCACACTTAATAAAATATTTAGAAGATGGAACAATTCATCACATTGAAGGAAGTATGAACGGACCTCTTGGCAAATTTACTACAGAAGGAAAAATGAAAGGTGTCGGTGTTCTCCGTTCTCACGGAGGAAGATATCAATCATTGCAGGATGGAGAAGTACACATTGATATTGCTGTTATACTTGCTCCAACAGCAGACCCTTTTGGAAATGCAACCGGTGATCGCGGTAAATCAGCTTGTGGATTAATTGGCTTTGCTCTTGGCGATTCTGAGTATGCTGATAAAGTAATAATTGTAACTGATAATCTTATTCCCTTCCCTTGTGTTCCTTGGCAGATTCAAGGGGGTAATGTAGATTTTGTTGTTGAAGTTGAATCACTCGGCGATCCTAAAAAAATTGTAAGCGGAACTACTGAAGTAACAAAATCTCCAGATCGTTTATTGATTGCTGAATATGTTGCGGATTTTATTGAAGCCGCCGGAATTATGAAAGATGGTTTTTCACTTCAGGCTGGTGCAGGCGGAACTAATCTTGCTTTTGTCCTTTTCCTAAAAGAAAAGATGAAAGCTGCCGGTGTTAAAGCAAGATTTATGCGCGGCGGAAGTACAAAATATTTAGTTGAGATTTTGGAAGAAGGATTGACTGATTACATTCTTGATGGTCAAACTTTTGATCTTGAAGGTGTAAGAAGTATGCGTGAAAATGTAAATCACGTGAACACATCTCCATTTACCAGTTACAATTTTCACGGAAAAGGAAACTTTGCATCAATTGTTGATACTGCGGTACTTGGAGCAACCGAAGTTGATGTTAAGTTTAATGCTAACGTAGTTACGCACTCAGATGGTTATTTGTTACACGGAATCGGCGGTTGGCAGAATTGTTTGTATTCAAAATGTACAATTCTCGCTATTCCCTCTTTTAGAGATCGCATTCCTGTTATTGTGGATAGTGTTACAACTTTATGCGGACCAGGAGAATTGATTGATGTTATCATAACAGAAAGAGGAATTGCGATTAATCCATTGCGAAAAGATTTACTAGAAGCTGTTAAGAATTCAGGACTGCCAATAAAAGACATTAAGCAAATTAAAAAAGAAGTTGATGAAATTTGTGGCGGTGCTCCATCTAAACCAAAACTAAATAAAGATAAAGTCGTGGCAATAATCAAATGGGTTGATGGAACTGTTTTGGATTCTGTTTTCAAAGTGGAGTCCACCTTATAG
- a CDS encoding efflux RND transporter periplasmic adaptor subunit: METKNADLSSLRIDRSNKPEVNSSKKNILILIGVIVLFVIGYFIITSVLGNSVEVKLTTAVLQKPGQTTASLQASGYVVAQRKAAIASKGTGRLIFLGVVEGDKVVKNQIIGKLENTDILPQLEEAKANLQLYIADLVSAENTFNREKELYQKGLSSQQTFDQAKAGYDRLLASIDIANARIKQFEVAIENTLIRAPFDGTVLTKNAEIGEIVAPFGGSTTSKTAVVTIADMKSLLVEADVSESNIEKIKVNQDCEIILDAYPEKSYSAYVFKIVPTADRSKATVLVKVGFKNYDLRVLPEMSAKVSFFTEPVDTSITNQKPILVIPSSSVRIDGEKKYVFTILDNKAVKNEIITGQTLGSYVEVISGLISGQKVIDKLDDKIKNGAEVKITE, encoded by the coding sequence ATGGAAACTAAAAACGCTGACTTATCTTCTTTAAGAATTGATAGATCTAATAAACCAGAAGTAAACTCGAGTAAAAAAAATATTCTTATTCTAATTGGAGTAATTGTTTTATTTGTTATTGGATACTTTATTATTACTTCTGTACTTGGTAACTCAGTAGAAGTAAAACTTACTACTGCAGTGCTTCAAAAACCTGGACAAACTACTGCTTCACTTCAAGCAAGTGGATATGTTGTTGCTCAACGAAAGGCTGCAATAGCATCTAAAGGCACAGGCAGATTAATTTTTCTGGGAGTTGTTGAAGGCGATAAAGTAGTTAAAAATCAAATTATCGGGAAATTAGAAAATACAGATATTCTTCCCCAGCTTGAGGAAGCAAAAGCTAATCTTCAATTATATATTGCTGACTTGGTGAGTGCGGAAAACACTTTTAACCGAGAAAAAGAATTATATCAAAAAGGGTTAAGTTCTCAACAGACCTTTGATCAGGCGAAAGCTGGATATGATAGATTACTTGCATCGATTGATATTGCCAATGCAAGAATCAAACAATTTGAAGTTGCAATAGAAAATACACTCATCCGAGCGCCCTTTGATGGAACTGTTCTTACAAAAAATGCGGAAATTGGAGAAATTGTTGCTCCTTTTGGCGGAAGCACAACATCAAAAACCGCTGTTGTTACAATTGCAGATATGAAATCTTTGCTTGTTGAAGCGGACGTTTCTGAATCAAACATTGAAAAGATAAAGGTTAATCAGGATTGTGAAATAATTTTAGATGCTTATCCAGAAAAAAGTTACTCTGCTTATGTTTTTAAGATTGTTCCAACTGCTGATAGATCTAAAGCAACTGTTCTTGTTAAAGTTGGATTTAAGAATTATGATTTAAGAGTACTTCCTGAGATGAGTGCAAAGGTTTCATTTTTTACAGAACCTGTTGATACATCGATCACAAACCAGAAACCAATTCTGGTTATTCCATCATCTTCGGTAAGAATCGATGGGGAAAAGAAGTATGTATTTACTATCCTAGATAATAAAGCAGTTAAAAATGAAATTATCACCGGACAAACTCTAGGTTCTTATGTGGAGGTTATTTCAGGTTTGATATCCGGGCAAAAAGTTATCGACAAACTCGACGATAAAATTAAGAATGGCGCGGAAGTAAAAATCACTGAGTAA
- a CDS encoding patatin-like phospholipase family protein, which translates to MNSRISNIANLKSKVDSKSIGIAFGAGGARGIAHLLMIEALDELGVKPSIIAGSSIGAVVGAFYAAGFSAKEMKEILNQLINPKSDSVFDFLLKSDIVKLFTMFDPQFIRSGFIKGEKFQNYMKNHLKVSRFEELKIPLKIVATDYWKKEAVIFEKGDLIQPIKASYSLPGLFTPVKIKNRILIDGGAVNPLPFDLIMDHCDITIAIDVTAFKAQNESEIPPTFDSVFTTYQTMQNSIIKERLKFLRPDIYIRPEIFDVRVFDFVKAALIFKQADSAKEELKRQLDKLLV; encoded by the coding sequence ATGAATAGCAGAATTTCTAATATTGCTAATTTAAAATCTAAGGTGGACTCCAAGTCCATAGGTATTGCATTTGGTGCTGGCGGTGCGCGTGGGATTGCTCATCTTTTGATGATTGAAGCACTTGATGAACTCGGAGTAAAACCTTCAATTATTGCTGGTTCAAGTATTGGTGCAGTTGTGGGTGCATTTTATGCTGCTGGATTTTCAGCAAAGGAGATGAAAGAAATTCTTAATCAACTTATCAATCCTAAAAGCGATTCTGTCTTTGATTTTCTCCTCAAATCAGATATAGTTAAGCTTTTTACAATGTTTGATCCGCAGTTCATAAGGTCTGGATTTATAAAAGGTGAGAAATTTCAGAACTATATGAAAAATCATTTAAAAGTTTCCAGGTTTGAGGAATTAAAAATTCCATTAAAGATAGTTGCTACTGATTATTGGAAAAAAGAAGCTGTGATTTTTGAAAAAGGTGATTTGATTCAGCCAATAAAAGCTAGTTATTCCTTGCCAGGATTATTTACCCCGGTTAAAATTAAAAACAGAATTTTAATTGACGGAGGTGCCGTTAATCCTCTTCCATTTGATTTGATAATGGATCATTGTGATATAACAATAGCTATTGACGTTACTGCATTTAAAGCACAGAATGAAAGTGAAATTCCTCCAACATTTGATTCTGTTTTTACAACTTATCAGACTATGCAGAATTCCATAATAAAAGAAAGATTAAAATTTCTACGACCTGATATTTATATTAGACCGGAAATATTTGATGTGAGAGTTTTTGATTTTGTAAAAGCTGCACTGATCTTTAAACAAGCTGACTCAGCCAAAGAGGAATTAAAACGACAGCTGGATAAATTGCTCGTGTAG